In a single window of the Campylobacter fetus subsp. testudinum 03-427 genome:
- the ilvC gene encoding acetohydroxy acid isomeroreductase (bifunctional~Pfam matches to PF07991.8 IlvN, and to PF01450.15 IlvC), protein MAITVYYDKDCDLSLIRSKKVAMIGFGSQGHAHAENLRDSGVDVVVGLNPKGKSWAKAEAKGFKVMSVSEATKYADLIMILTPDEFQADIFKAEIEPNLSEGNAIAFGHGFNIHYGQIVPPKGIDCIMIAPKAPGHTVRNEFVNGGGIPDLIAVSQDATSKAKDLALSYASAIGGGRTGIIETTFKAETETDLFGEQAVLCGGLCALINAGFETLTEAGYEPEMAYFECLHEMKLIVDLIYQGGMADMRYSISNTAEYGDYVSGVRVVNESSKAAMKAILKEIQDGTFAKNFILERKAGYTKMNAERKISEASLLNKTGEKLRGMMPWINKGRLVNKDKN, encoded by the coding sequence ATGGCGATAACAGTTTATTACGACAAAGATTGCGATTTAAGCTTAATTAGATCAAAAAAAGTTGCTATGATAGGTTTTGGATCTCAAGGTCACGCTCACGCTGAAAACCTAAGAGATAGCGGCGTTGATGTAGTCGTAGGTTTAAATCCAAAAGGAAAAAGTTGGGCAAAAGCAGAAGCTAAAGGCTTTAAAGTAATGAGCGTAAGCGAGGCTACAAAGTATGCCGATCTTATAATGATCTTAACTCCAGATGAGTTTCAAGCTGATATCTTTAAAGCTGAGATAGAGCCGAATTTAAGTGAAGGCAACGCCATAGCTTTCGGACATGGTTTTAACATACATTATGGTCAAATCGTTCCTCCAAAAGGTATCGACTGTATAATGATAGCTCCAAAAGCCCCGGGTCATACTGTTAGAAACGAGTTTGTAAATGGTGGAGGAATTCCTGATCTTATCGCTGTGTCTCAAGACGCAACAAGTAAGGCAAAAGATCTAGCTTTAAGTTATGCAAGTGCGATAGGCGGCGGAAGAACTGGTATCATAGAGACTACATTTAAAGCTGAAACTGAAACTGATTTGTTCGGTGAGCAAGCTGTTCTTTGCGGCGGACTTTGCGCTCTTATCAATGCTGGATTTGAAACTCTAACTGAAGCTGGATATGAGCCTGAAATGGCGTATTTTGAATGCTTGCACGAGATGAAACTTATAGTTGATCTTATCTATCAAGGTGGTATGGCAGATATGAGATACTCTATATCAAATACTGCTGAATACGGCGATTACGTAAGTGGAGTAAGAGTAGTAAATGAAAGTAGCAAAGCTGCTATGAAGGCTATTTTAAAAGAGATCCAAGACGGTACTTTTGCGAAAAACTTTATCTTAGAAAGAAAAGCTGGATATACTAAAATGAATGCTGAGAGAAAGATTAGCGAAGCAAGTCTGCTTAATAAAACAGGTGAAAAACTTCGCGGTATGATGCCTTGGATAAATAAAGGCAGATTAGTCAATAAAGACAAAAACTAA
- the tatC gene encoding twin arginine translocation system, TatC protein (Pfam match to PF00902.14 TatC), with product MFEDLRPHLIELRKRLIISAFAVIVCFIICFNFWNPILAYMSAPLKAVLPAGSNIIFTQVAEPFFTAMKVAFFAGLLLALPVIFWQFWLFVAPGLYENEKKYVIPFVISATLMFLVGAAFCYYFVVPVGFHFLINFGGELFQALPSIGDYVGFFTKLIVAFGISFELPVVTFFLAKLGMIDDKALKGFFRYAIVIIFIFAAIMTPPDVLSQFLLAIPLIALYTLSIFIAKVVNPAKKDEEEDVQENQEEEQ from the coding sequence ATGTTTGAAGATTTAAGACCACATTTAATAGAACTTAGAAAACGACTTATCATCAGTGCATTTGCTGTTATAGTATGCTTCATAATATGTTTTAACTTCTGGAATCCGATCTTAGCTTATATGAGTGCTCCTTTAAAAGCGGTATTACCAGCTGGAAGCAACATCATCTTTACTCAAGTTGCAGAACCGTTTTTTACCGCTATGAAAGTTGCATTTTTTGCTGGGCTGTTATTGGCATTGCCGGTGATATTTTGGCAATTTTGGCTATTTGTAGCTCCAGGACTCTATGAAAACGAGAAAAAATACGTTATTCCGTTTGTTATAAGCGCTACTCTTATGTTTTTAGTAGGAGCTGCTTTTTGCTACTATTTTGTAGTTCCAGTCGGTTTTCATTTTCTTATAAATTTTGGTGGAGAGCTTTTTCAAGCACTTCCTAGCATAGGAGACTACGTAGGATTTTTTACAAAACTGATAGTAGCCTTTGGTATAAGTTTTGAGCTTCCAGTTGTTACATTTTTCTTAGCAAAGCTAGGTATGATCGACGATAAAGCACTAAAAGGATTTTTTAGATATGCGATAGTAATTATATTTATATTTGCTGCTATTATGACTCCTCCTGATGTACTTAGTCAATTTCTACTAGCTATTCCACTTATAGCATTATATACTCTTTCTATATTTATAGCAAAAGTAGTAAATCCGGCAAAAAAAGATGAAGAAGAAGATGTTCAAGAAAATCAAGAAGAAGAGCAATGA
- the queA gene encoding S-adenosylmethionine:tRNA ribosyltransferase-isomerase (Pfam match to PF02547.11 Queuosine_synth): MSDIFSLSSYDYKLPQDLIATAPTMPKEEARLLVYDRQKDSLLHLKFKNLNEILPKCAIIFNDTKVIKARIYGHKDSGAKIEMLLNQPLQNSLFSCYIKGKVNVGTTLKFDLGVEAEVLELKDDSSRIVKFKKNEQILNTNEIYNILSHIGHVPLPPYIKRDDTADDEIWYQSIFAKNEGAVAAPTASLHFSDQMLNDLNKTHNISYITLHVGAGTFKGVEHCDIREHKMHSEFYCVYDEAKNIIDSNVKLLGVGTTVTRCVEYYYRTKKTQGFCDLFLQPDNKPLRQDFLLTNFHLPKSTLIMLVASFIGLEKTMEIYKQAVENRYKFYSYGDSMLII, translated from the coding sequence ATGAGCGATATATTCAGCCTTTCAAGTTATGACTATAAACTTCCTCAAGATCTTATAGCTACTGCTCCAACAATGCCAAAAGAAGAAGCAAGGCTTTTAGTTTATGATAGACAAAAAGATAGCCTGCTTCATCTTAAATTTAAAAATCTAAATGAAATTTTACCAAAATGTGCCATAATTTTTAATGACACAAAGGTGATAAAAGCTAGAATTTACGGTCATAAAGATAGCGGTGCAAAGATAGAAATGCTTTTAAATCAGCCGCTTCAAAACTCGCTTTTTAGCTGTTATATAAAAGGCAAAGTAAATGTTGGAACTACGCTTAAATTTGACCTTGGAGTTGAAGCTGAAGTTTTAGAACTAAAAGACGACTCTAGCCGTATAGTAAAATTTAAAAAAAATGAGCAAATTTTAAACACAAATGAAATTTATAATATCTTATCTCATATAGGTCACGTGCCGCTTCCTCCATATATAAAAAGAGATGATACTGCAGATGATGAGATCTGGTATCAAAGCATATTTGCCAAAAATGAAGGAGCTGTCGCAGCTCCAACAGCAAGCTTGCATTTTAGTGATCAAATGCTTAATGATCTAAACAAAACTCATAATATCTCATATATCACTTTGCATGTAGGAGCAGGTACTTTTAAAGGAGTTGAACACTGCGATATAAGAGAGCATAAGATGCACAGTGAGTTTTACTGCGTTTATGATGAGGCAAAAAATATTATAGACTCAAATGTAAAGCTTCTAGGTGTCGGAACTACTGTTACTAGATGTGTTGAGTATTACTATAGAACTAAAAAGACGCAAGGATTTTGTGATCTATTTTTACAACCTGATAATAAGCCTTTGAGGCAGGATTTTTTACTTACGAACTTTCATCTACCAAAATCAACACTGATAATGCTCGTAGCAAGTTTTATAGGACTTGAAAAAACGATGGAAATTTATAAACAAGCCGTAGAAAATAGATATAAATTTTACTCTTATGGCGACTCGATGCTTATAATTTAG
- a CDS encoding tRNA/rRNA cytosine-C5-methylase, NOL1/NOP2/Sun family (Pfam match to PF01189.13 Nol1_Nop2_Fmu) has translation MSFKDDLYDLVPHDKFSSVWDSFFNPKDVGFFINLLKADEKSVLDELKILGVEFFKFYENFYICKSNFKTVLTRCDLFNSGKIYIQNPSSFLAPLTLNVTPGQSVLDMCASPGGKSVALSNFMKKSGYLAAMELDTNRFFTLKSNLKKYNCEWVKTYNKDARSVSRTCFEKFDKILLDAPCSSYSCYNENFKEKSHKEIKNISKLQKQLLNSALNALKSGGEIVYSTCTFYEEENEEVIKNALNSKFKIQVLPIDINLKQALKSEFGVRILPDATMDAFFISRLMKL, from the coding sequence ATGAGTTTTAAAGATGATTTGTATGATTTAGTTCCGCACGATAAATTTAGTAGTGTTTGGGATAGTTTTTTTAATCCAAAAGATGTTGGGTTTTTTATAAATTTATTAAAAGCCGATGAGAAAAGCGTTTTAGATGAACTTAAGATCTTAGGCGTGGAGTTTTTTAAATTTTATGAGAATTTTTATATCTGTAAGTCAAATTTTAAAACTGTTTTAACGCGTTGCGATCTGTTCAACAGTGGTAAAATTTATATACAAAATCCAAGTAGTTTTTTAGCTCCATTGACACTAAACGTGACTCCTGGACAAAGCGTTCTTGATATGTGCGCAAGCCCTGGAGGAAAGAGTGTAGCTCTATCAAATTTTATGAAAAAAAGTGGTTATCTAGCTGCTATGGAATTAGATACAAATCGCTTTTTTACATTAAAATCAAATTTAAAAAAATATAACTGCGAATGGGTAAAAACATACAACAAAGATGCAAGAAGCGTTTCTCGCACTTGTTTTGAAAAATTTGATAAAATTTTGCTTGACGCACCTTGTTCTAGCTACTCGTGTTACAATGAAAACTTTAAAGAAAAATCGCACAAAGAGATAAAAAATATATCAAAACTTCAAAAACAGCTACTAAACTCAGCTTTAAATGCGCTAAAAAGCGGTGGAGAGATAGTTTATAGCACCTGCACTTTTTATGAAGAAGAAAATGAAGAGGTCATAAAAAATGCACTAAACTCAAAGTTTAAAATCCAAGTTCTTCCTATAGATATAAATTTAAAACAAGCGTTAAAGAGCGAATTTGGAGTTAGAATTTTACCTGATGCTACTATGGATGCATTTTTTATATCGCGTTTAATGAAGCTTTAG
- a CDS encoding divergent polysaccharide deacetylase (Pfam match to PF04748.9 Polysacc_deac_2), which yields MAKRPRKKAPKTKKGAFLIYIGIAVCLFAIFGVIYTVFDSKKDPNLDSQKTIKKIERYLDTQKNEVSKDKNISLNRPNLKKDKNISELFETLKFKIDSNISDSDQNITSALPKEQIIAPLKPNLKKEMSMFADQNITSKPDENISNSSLKYEQKNDEKTTKKQDIHKFEKPKLVIIIDDLSTMAQAKDIKSLGLKITPSIFPPTDFYPDSVKISKQFEFYMVHLPLEAIFFKKNEQNTLNVGDTQGKIENRISAIKKQFGNVAYINNHTGSKFTSDYSSMKMLLKSMKNHNILFVDSLTSKGSKAKQITKEMGLKYVFRDVFIDNDQSSVAILKQLEIAIKKAKKNGFAIAIGHPYKVTFETIKAAKKTILKDVEVVYLKDIYGLYN from the coding sequence TTGGCAAAGAGACCTAGAAAAAAAGCCCCTAAAACTAAAAAAGGGGCTTTTTTAATTTATATCGGTATAGCTGTTTGTTTGTTTGCGATTTTTGGTGTAATTTACACTGTTTTTGACTCTAAAAAAGATCCAAATTTAGATAGTCAAAAGACTATAAAAAAGATAGAACGTTACTTAGATACACAAAAAAATGAAGTTTCTAAAGATAAAAATATATCATTAAATAGACCAAATTTAAAAAAAGATAAAAATATTTCTGAACTTTTTGAAACTTTGAAATTTAAAATAGATAGTAATATCTCAGATTCTGATCAAAATATAACTTCTGCATTGCCAAAAGAACAGATTATCGCGCCTTTAAAGCCGAATTTGAAAAAAGAAATGTCTATGTTTGCTGATCAAAATATTACTTCAAAACCAGATGAAAATATCTCGAACTCAAGTTTAAAATATGAGCAAAAAAACGACGAAAAAACGACGAAAAAGCAAGATATCCATAAATTTGAAAAGCCAAAGCTTGTTATCATAATCGATGATCTTTCTACAATGGCTCAAGCAAAAGATATAAAGTCTTTAGGGCTAAAGATAACTCCGTCTATTTTTCCGCCGACAGATTTTTATCCAGATAGCGTAAAGATCTCAAAACAGTTTGAGTTTTATATGGTTCATTTGCCTTTAGAAGCGATATTTTTCAAGAAAAATGAGCAAAATACATTAAATGTAGGCGATACGCAAGGTAAGATAGAAAATAGAATATCAGCAATAAAAAAGCAGTTTGGAAATGTAGCTTATATAAACAATCATACTGGAAGTAAATTTACAAGTGATTACTCGTCTATGAAAATGCTTTTAAAATCTATGAAAAATCATAATATTTTATTTGTTGATAGTCTTACGTCAAAAGGTTCTAAAGCTAAACAAATCACCAAAGAAATGGGACTTAAATACGTTTTTAGAGATGTATTTATAGATAATGATCAAAGTAGCGTCGCTATACTCAAACAGCTTGAAATAGCTATAAAAAAAGCGAAGAAAAATGGTTTTGCTATAGCAATCGGCCATCCTTATAAAGTAACTTTTGAAACGATTAAAGCTGCTAAAAAAACTATTTTAAAAGATGTTGAAGTAGTATATTTAAAAGATATTTATGGACTTTATAACTGA
- a CDS encoding Holliday junction resolvase-like protein (UPF0081 domain) (Pfam match to PF03652.11 RuvX), giving the protein MIVAIDVGLKRIGVAVAVLPTVVLPSEPILRKNRNQAAKDTLKMLKEKNATKLVVGLPKGGSCEDEMERRIKHFISLVGFDAEIIYVDEAYSSCEASELSKDSKDGKFDSIAAMVILKRYLNIL; this is encoded by the coding sequence TTGATAGTAGCTATCGATGTTGGACTAAAAAGAATAGGAGTTGCGGTTGCTGTTTTGCCGACTGTTGTGCTTCCTAGTGAGCCTATTTTACGTAAAAATCGCAATCAAGCAGCAAAAGATACTTTAAAAATGTTAAAAGAAAAAAATGCAACAAAACTAGTAGTTGGTTTGCCAAAAGGCGGTAGCTGCGAAGATGAAATGGAAAGACGAATTAAGCATTTTATCTCTTTGGTGGGTTTTGATGCAGAGATAATTTATGTTGATGAAGCTTATAGCAGCTGCGAAGCTAGTGAATTATCCAAAGATTCTAAAGATGGCAAATTTGATAGTATCGCTGCTATGGTGATTTTAAAAAGATATCTAAATATTTTGTGA
- the dprA gene encoding DNA protecting protein DprA (Pfam match to PF02481.11 DNA_processg_A): MDFITDILSLKKLKKPVNRLYYKGNLELLNFPKVAIVGSRKCTSYTKNLVLNLASTLKNYGICVVSGAAIGADIHAHEGAFPNTIAVFGNGLGNIYPAQNSKMIEKIYKDALALSEYEPNALATPWSFLERNRIVVALSDAVIIAEADMKSGSMSSARLALDMGIPLFVLPQRLNESNGTNDLLSKNRANLISDFDEFASKFGSLNSDLSKDDVLEFIKTNQNFDECYARFGDALYEYELDGKISIDGVYVRLLS; the protein is encoded by the coding sequence ATGGACTTTATAACTGATATTTTAAGCTTAAAAAAGCTAAAAAAACCTGTAAATAGACTATACTATAAAGGAAATTTAGAACTTTTAAATTTCCCTAAAGTAGCGATAGTTGGCTCAAGAAAATGCACTTCTTATACAAAAAATCTTGTTTTAAATTTAGCTTCTACTCTTAAAAATTACGGTATTTGCGTAGTGAGCGGAGCTGCTATAGGCGCTGATATACATGCTCACGAAGGTGCTTTTCCAAACACCATCGCAGTTTTTGGAAATGGACTTGGTAACATATATCCAGCTCAAAACTCAAAAATGATAGAAAAAATTTATAAAGATGCGTTAGCTCTTAGCGAGTATGAGCCTAATGCTCTTGCGACTCCTTGGAGTTTTTTAGAAAGAAATAGGATAGTCGTAGCTCTAAGCGACGCCGTGATAATAGCAGAAGCAGATATGAAAAGTGGATCAATGTCTAGTGCAAGACTTGCTTTGGATATGGGAATTCCTCTTTTTGTGTTGCCTCAAAGACTTAATGAGAGTAATGGAACAAATGATCTGCTTAGTAAAAACAGAGCAAATTTAATATCTGATTTTGATGAGTTTGCTTCTAAATTTGGAAGTCTAAATAGTGACTTGAGCAAAGACGATGTTTTGGAGTTTATAAAAACAAATCAAAACTTTGATGAGTGTTACGCGAGATTTGGAGACGCTTTGTATGAATATGAACTAGATGGTAAAATCTCTATAGATGGAGTATATGTAAGGCTTTTATCTTGA
- a CDS encoding putative membrane protein, producing the protein MKLFIGILLLVLTLFTAQAKEEKTSTNSSSDLKTTYFSSYHLYSNKNDSALIDSIIFTAITVVFISLIMLIIFLRVEKIKKLKSKNRLKIIQEPFYMEKIHKKFMLSKPQQGDIVERLELFFKILHIKAAKNNNVVVFNYDPKQHRYFSADFKIISYAVHMLNQFVINIISNSSIILTIKNTNITNRIYKVTLKANANILEMDDNIKDALKGKTKNINYKKLVIASNIAKLLGSKLRYQSKSSEFEFSFNLLLTPLQQDNKHKFINEYKNEINALIAEDDINSFHTLTAGLRHYDIKIKPNYTWEIVKKHITDTIFRPELVFIQAKIIKKLSKNDINILKEHKERKNITFIILSNNASYDDVNKVLDFETFTLKQPYTQDALLAVLNRSQQVVMGGGMANFLGYKTEKI; encoded by the coding sequence ATGAAACTTTTTATAGGAATTTTACTACTTGTTTTAACTCTATTTACAGCGCAAGCCAAAGAAGAAAAAACTTCTACAAATAGCAGTTCAGATCTAAAAACAACATATTTCTCATCGTATCATTTATACTCAAACAAAAACGATTCTGCTTTGATAGATAGTATTATTTTTACGGCTATTACGGTGGTTTTTATCAGTTTGATTATGCTTATTATATTTTTAAGAGTAGAAAAGATTAAAAAACTAAAGTCAAAAAATAGATTAAAAATAATACAAGAACCATTTTATATGGAAAAAATACATAAAAAATTTATGTTATCAAAGCCCCAGCAAGGTGATATCGTAGAGAGACTTGAACTATTTTTTAAAATACTCCATATAAAAGCTGCAAAAAACAATAATGTAGTTGTATTTAACTACGATCCAAAACAGCACAGATACTTTAGTGCTGATTTCAAAATCATATCATACGCAGTGCATATGCTAAATCAATTTGTCATAAATATAATTTCAAACTCATCTATAATTCTCACTATAAAAAATACAAATATAACAAATCGTATATATAAAGTCACCCTAAAAGCAAATGCGAATATTTTAGAAATGGACGACAACATCAAAGATGCTTTAAAAGGAAAAACAAAAAATATAAACTACAAAAAACTAGTTATAGCATCAAATATAGCAAAACTTCTAGGATCAAAACTAAGATATCAAAGCAAATCTAGCGAATTTGAGTTTAGTTTTAATCTGCTTTTAACTCCGCTGCAACAAGATAATAAGCATAAATTTATAAATGAGTATAAAAATGAGATAAACGCTCTCATCGCTGAAGATGATATAAATTCGTTTCATACATTAACTGCGGGATTAAGGCATTATGATATAAAAATAAAACCAAACTACACTTGGGAAATAGTAAAAAAGCATATCACGGATACTATTTTTAGACCAGAATTAGTATTTATACAAGCAAAAATTATCAAAAAACTGTCAAAAAATGATATTAATATTTTAAAAGAGCATAAAGAGAGAAAAAACATCACATTCATAATACTAAGCAACAACGCAAGCTATGATGATGTAAATAAAGTTTTGGATTTTGAAACATTTACATTAAAACAACCTTATACGCAAGATGCTCTTTTAGCCGTACTAAACAGATCCCAACAAGTAGTTATGGGGGGGGGTATGGCGAATTTCTTGGGATACAAAACAGAAAAAATCTAA